From Ananas comosus cultivar F153 linkage group 8, ASM154086v1, whole genome shotgun sequence, one genomic window encodes:
- the LOC109713766 gene encoding F-box protein At1g61340-like produces the protein MSSSPIDSLPLDTLVQVLCKLSHDELKPLLTVSRTFHNAALAAQHSHFDYSTPQRSKTSAFDRSKDREPTPDAPLLKMGSRKPRVSKLSEEDTRRVAAVLFRAGDCKRRLAFRPAWRACSLPTKREGSAVRVSNAHA, from the exons atGTCCTCCTCCCCCATTGATTCCCTCCCTTTGGACACTCTC GTCCAAGTCTTGTGCAAACTAAGCCATGATGAACTGAAGCCACTGCTCACAGTCTCAAGGACTTTCCACAATGCT GCTCTCGCTGCTCAGCATTCGCATTTCGACTACTCAACTCCTCAACGGAGCAAAACATCGGCCTTCGACAG GTCGAAGGATCGAGAACCGACCCCCGACGCGCCGTTGCTGAAGATGGGATCGAGAAAGCCGAGGGTGTCGAAGTTGTCGGAGGAAGATACGCGGCGTGTCGCCGCCGTACTCTTTCGAGCAGGAGACTGCAAGAGAAGGCTCGCTTTTAGACCAGCATGGAGGGCTTGCAGCCTGCCTACTAAGCGCGAGGGCTCGGCTGTTCGCGTCTCTAATGCACATGCGTGA
- the LOC109713621 gene encoding heavy metal-associated isoprenylated plant protein 39-like gives MSPFYHAGIDSIAVDMKERKMTVIGTVDPVDVVSKLRKSWPTSIFSVGPAKEPEKKDGAKKEEPKKEEAKKEEAKKEEPKKEEGEKKKDPNEQMISELVNAYKNYNPHMTTQYFVRSIEENPNSCVIC, from the coding sequence ATGTCGCCATTTTATCACGCAGGAATCGACTCGATCGCGGTGGACAtgaaggagaggaagatgacGGTGATCGGGACGGTCGACCCGGTGGACGTCGTGAGCAAACTGCGCAAATCCTGGCCCACCAGCATCTTCTCGGTCGGCCCCGCGAAAGAGCCGGAAAAGAAGGACGGGGCGAAGAAAGAAGAGCCCAAGAAGGAGGAGGCCAAGAAAGAAGAAGCCAAGAAGGAAGAGCCCAAGAAGGAGGAGGGTGAGAAAAAGAAGGACCCCAATGAGCAGATGATCAGTGAACTTGTCAATGCATACAAGAACTACAACCCTCACATGACCACCCAGTATTTTGTTAGGAGTATAGAGGAGAATCCCAATTCTTGTGTGATCTGCTGA
- the LOC109714620 gene encoding LOW QUALITY PROTEIN: probable LRR receptor-like serine/threonine-protein kinase At4g36180 (The sequence of the model RefSeq protein was modified relative to this genomic sequence to represent the inferred CDS: inserted 1 base in 1 codon): protein MTKPFSSPFLVVVVVVVIIIIPTVLFAAPSPAPPPAPPPFVRSPETQAEIDALMAFRRALRDPFGALSGWDPSSPLAPCNWRGVACSPSGSGSGSAAVVVVVELRLPRLRLSGPISPRLGDLPNLKKLSLRSNSLSGPIPGSLFSRLPRLRSLFLQSNSLSGPLPDSLLVGNLSDLLTLNAASNLLSGPLPSLLGALQHLQYLWLDSNLLEGTLPAALANCSALLLLSARANSLRGILPAAIPAVPSLQVLSLSANRLSGAVPASAFRLRILQLAYNAFSDVVAPPPSPGLAVQILDLKGNSLGGAFPAWLANASGLTVLDLSGNSVSGAIPPDLGRLGALQELRLGRNSLSGAVPAEIARCGALQVLDLEDNRLSGAIPAALGGLGRLRSVYLGGNRLSGGVPPSLGNLSTLDALSLGRNRLSGPFPEQLTQLSSLSFLDLAGNELSGEIPSGIGNLSGLLSLNLSKNGFSGGIPASIGSLLNLRSLDVSGQRNLSGDLPAELFGLPNLQAISLAENSFSGPVPEGFSSLVGLELLNLTANGFSGPIPATYGYIPSLRALALSRNRISGEIPAELANCSNLTLLQLRSNNLSGPIPADLSRLADLEELDLGRNDLSGKIPSEISNCSSLVVLRLDGNRLSGEIPESLSRLAKLQTLDLSANNLSGAIPADLGRISGLAYFNVSGNDLSGEIPGTLGSRFADPSAFAENPELCGRPLEAECGGARRRRKRKEQRLALLVGAAAALFVLVVCCCCCALSLLRWRHRFMEGRAGAKKRRSPGRGSGSSAASGGTENGAGRGPRLVMFGNRITYAETLEATRQFDEENVLSRGRHGLVFKACYPDGTVLSILRLPSTSADGAIVIEEAAFRKEAESLGKVKHRNLTVLRGYYAGPPPDVRLLIYDYMPNGNLATLLQEASRQDGHVLNWPMRHLIALGVARGLAFLHASGVVHGDVKPQNILFDADFEPHLSDFGLEPIVVTAGAAAAAAAASASTSTPSAAPVGSLGYVAPDAAAAGQATREGDVYSFGIVLLELLTGRRPGVFAGEEEDIVKWVKRQLQRGQISELLEPGLLELDPESPDWEEFLLGVKVGLLCTAPDPADXPAMADVVFMLRDASVRPDSPPADPTSQPPRLNPTSLPSPPANFPNSHEFIPPARPPAVTPGAFWSLEEWAWARVCHGSEARRGRREGGARCGSNGGLPATPSLSRQKDRACAHVGGIMGRGWARNK from the exons ATGACCAAACCCTTCTCCTCCCCCtttctcgtcgtcgtcgtcgtcgtcgtcattaTCATCATCCCCACCGTCCTCTTCGCCGCACCTTCACCCGCACCGCCACCGGCGCCTCCTCCCTTCGTCCGCTCGCCGGAGACGCAGGCCGAGATCGACGCGCTCATGGCGTTCCGCCGCGCGCTGCGCGACCCGTTCGGCGCGCTCTCCGGCTGGGACCCGTCGTCCCCGCTCGCCCCCTGCAACTGGCGCGGCGTCGCCTGCTCCCcctccggctccggctccggctcGGCCGCCGTCGTCGTGGTCGTGGAGCTCCGGCTGCCGCGGCTCCGGCTCTCCGGGCCGATCTCCCCGCGGCTCGGCGACCTCCCGAACCTGAAGAAGCTGAGCCTCCGCTCCAACTCCCTCTCCGGGCCCATCCCGGGGTCGCTCTTCTCCCGCCTCCCCCGCCTCCGCTCCCTCTTCCTCCAGTCCAACTCCCTCTCGGGGCCCCTCCCGGACTCCCTCCTCGTCGGCAACCTCTCCGACCTCCTGACCCTCAACGCCGCCTCCAACCTCCTCTCGGGGcccctcccctccctcctcGGCGCCCTGCAGCACCTCCAGTACCTCTGGCTCGACTCCAACCTCCTCGAGGGCACCCTCCCCGCCGCCCTCGCCAACTGctccgccctcctcctcctcagcgCCCGCGCCAACTCCCTCCGCGGCATCCTCCCCGCCGCCATCCCCGCCGTCCCCTCCCTCCaggtcctctccctctccgccaACCGCCTCTCCGGCGCCGTCCCCGCCTCCGCCTTCCGCCTCCGCATCCTCCAGCTCGCCTACAACGCCTTCTCCGACGTcgtcgcgccgccgccgtcccccggcctcgccgtccagattCTCGATCTCAAGGGGAACTCGCTCGGCGGGGCGTTCCCCGCCTGGCTCGCCAACGCGTCCGGGCTCACCGTGCTCGATCTCTCCGGGAACAGCGTCTCCGGCGCCATCCCGCCGGACCTCGGGCGCCTCGGCGCGCTCCAGGAGCTGCGGCTCGGGCGCAATTCCCTGAGCGGGGCGGTCCCCGCGGAGATCGCGCGGTGCGGCGCGCTCCAGGTGCTCGACCTCGAGGACAATCGGCTCTCCGGCGCGATCCCTGCGGCGCTCGGGGGACTGGGGAGGTTGAGGAGCGTCTACCTCGGCGGCAACCGATTGTCCGGGGGCGTTCCTCCCAGCTTGGGCAATCTCTCCACGTTGGACGCCCTCTCGCTCGGCAGGAACCGCCTGTCGGGGCCTTTTCCGGAGCAGCTGACGCAGTTGAGCAGCCTCTCGTTCTTGGACCTCGCCGGCAACGAGCTCTCGGGCGAGATCCCGAGCGGCATTGGGAATCTTTCCGGATTGCTGAGCCTGAACCTGAGCAAGAACGGCTTCTCCGGCGGAATCCCCGCGTCGATCGGGAGCCTCCTCAACCTGCGGTCGCTGGACGTGAGCGGCCAAAGAAACCTCTCGGGCGACCTCCCCGCCGAGCTCTTCGGGCTGCCCAACCTCCAGGCCATCTCCCTCGCCGAGAATTCCTTCTCCGGCCCCGTGCCCGAGGGATTCAGCAGCCTCGTGGGATTGGAGCTCCTCAACCTAACGGCGAACGGCTTCTCCGGTCCGATCCCGGCCACCTACGGCTACATTCCGTCGCTGAGGGCCCTCGCGCTCTCCCGCAACAGAATCTCCGGGGAGATACCGGCGGAGCTCGCGAATTGCTCTAATCTCACCCTCCTTCAGCTCCGTTCCAACAATCTCTCCGGGCCGATCCCCGCGGACCTCTCCCGCCTCGCCGACCTGGAGGAGTTGGATCTCGGCCGGAACGATCTCTCCGGTAAGATCCCCTCGGAGATCTCTAATTGCTCTTCTCTCGTCGTGCTGCGGTTGGACGGCAACCGCCTGTCCGGTGAGATTCCGGAGTCGCTCTCGCGGCTCGCCAAACTGCAGACCCTCGATCTCTCGGCGAACAACCTCTCGGGCGCCATCCCCGCCGACCTGGGCCGCATCTCCGGGCTGGCTTACTTCAACGTCTCCGGGAACGACCTAAGCGGGGAGATCCCCGGGACGCTGGGGTCCCGCTTCGCGGACCCCTCGGCGTTCGCGGAGAACCCGGAGCTCTGCGGGCGGCCGCTGGAGGCGGAGTGCGGCGGCGCCCGGCGCCGGCGGAAGAGGAAGGAGCAGCGCCTGGCGCTGCTGGTCGGCGCGGCGGCCGCGCTGTTCGTCCTGGtcgtctgctgctgctgctgcgcgCTGAGCCTGCTGCGGTGGCGGCACCGGTTCATGGAGGGCAGGGCGGGCGCGAAGAAGCGGCGGAGCCCCGGGCGGGGCAGCGGATCGAGCGCGGCGAGCGGCGGGACGGAGAACGGCGCCGGGCGGGGCCCTCGGCTGGTGATGTTCGGCAACCGGATCACGTACGCCGAGACGCTGGAGGCGACGCGGCAGTTCGACGAGGAGAACGTGCTGAGCCGCGGGCGGCACGGGCTGGTGTTCAAGGCCTGCTATCCGGACGGCACGGTGCTCTCCATCCTGCGGCTGCCGTCGACGTCCGCGGACGGCGCCATCGTGATCGAGGAGGCCGCGTTCCGGAAGGAGGCCGAGTCGCTCGGCAAGGTGAAGCACCGCAACCTGACGGTGCTCCGGGGCTACTACGCCGGGCCCCCGCCGGACGTCCGGTTGCTGATCTACGACTACATGCCGAACGGCAACCTCGCGACCCTGCTCCAGGAAGCCTCGCGCCAGGACGGGCACGTGCTCAACTGGCCGATGCGCCACCTCATCGCGCTCGGCGTCGCGCGGGGGCTCGCCTTCCTCCACGCCTCGGGCGTGGTCCACGGCGACGTCAAGCCGCAGAACATCCTCTTCGACGCCGACTTCGAGCCGCACCTCTCCGACTTTGGGCTCGAGCCGATCGTGGTGACCGCcggggcggccgcggcggccgcggccgcgTCGGCGTCGACGTCGACCCCGTCGGCGGCGCCCGTAGGGTCTCTCGGGTACGTGGCCCcggacgcggcggcggcggggcagGCGACGCGGGAGGGGGACGTGTACAGCTTCGGGATCGTGCTGCTGGAGCTGCTGACGGGGCGGAGGCCCGGGGTGTtcgcgggggaggaggaggacatCGTCAAGTGGGTGAAGCGGCAGCTGCAGCGCGGCCAGATATCGGAGCTGCTGGAGCCGGGGCTGCTGGAGTTGGATCCGGAGTCGCCGGACTGGGAGGAGTTCCTCCTCGGCGTGAAAGTCGGCCTCCTCTGCACCGCGCCCGACCCCGCCG TGCCCGCCATGGCCGACGTCGTCTTCATGCTCAGGGATGCCAGCGTCAGGCCCGACTCCCCTCCCGCCGACCCCACCTCCCAGCCTCCCCGCCTGAATCCAACTTCACTTCCTTCCCCCCCAGCCAACTTCCCAAACTCACATGAATTCATTCCGCCCGCCCGCCCGCCCGCCGTCACTCCCGGCGCTTTCTG GTCGCTGGAAGAGTGGGCGTGGGCCCGTGTGTGTCATGGAAGTGAGGCCAGGCGCgggaggagggagggggggGCGAGGTGCGGGTCAAATGGAGGTCTCCCGGCCACACCGAGCCTCTCCCGCCAAAAAGATAGGGCGTGCGCACACGTGGGCGGTATAATGGGGCGAGGCTGGGCCCGGAACAAGTAG